From Helicobacter anatolicus, the proteins below share one genomic window:
- the lysA gene encoding diaminopimelate decarboxylase — MINFCEIAQQYETPFYLYNLDKIQEKFLAYKQAFAGRKNLICFALKANSNLSVVAKIAELEGGADCVSIGEIKRAILAGIKPYRIIFSGVGKKDSEIKEALKIGILFINVESFAELKRIEAIAQEMQIEARISIRVNPNIDPKTHPYISTGLSENKFGVDIQEAKQMYLYAHKSLTLKPIGVHFHIGSQLTELDPIIQSTQKIADFARSLIAIGIDLKFFDVGGGIGIRYENEKTIDLYAYAQGILSKLNGLDVTIICEPGRSIVGEAGYLVTRVLYEKHTQNKRFVIIDGAMNDLLRPSLYNAHHGIKIFHKKEQEKSLADVVGPVCESGDFLAKNAMLPPMESGDLIVFENAGAYGFSMSSNYNTRSKCAEIGIEKGEVFMLRKPESFDFIVRDELEILNQRKNR, encoded by the coding sequence ATGATTAATTTTTGCGAAATTGCACAGCAATATGAAACCCCTTTTTATCTTTACAATCTCGATAAGATTCAAGAAAAATTTCTGGCATATAAACAAGCATTTGCTGGACGAAAAAATCTTATTTGTTTTGCCTTAAAAGCAAATTCAAATCTTAGTGTAGTTGCAAAAATTGCAGAACTTGAAGGGGGTGCAGACTGCGTTTCTATCGGTGAAATTAAGCGCGCAATTTTAGCAGGTATCAAACCTTATAGAATCATTTTTAGCGGTGTAGGAAAAAAGGATAGCGAAATCAAAGAAGCATTAAAAATTGGCATTTTATTTATCAATGTAGAATCTTTTGCTGAACTCAAAAGGATTGAAGCAATTGCACAAGAAATGCAAATAGAAGCTAGAATCTCTATCCGTGTCAATCCAAATATTGACCCAAAAACCCATCCTTATATTTCCACAGGACTAAGTGAAAACAAATTTGGCGTAGATATCCAAGAAGCAAAGCAAATGTATCTTTATGCACACAAATCTCTTACTCTTAAGCCTATTGGTGTACATTTTCACATTGGATCGCAACTCACAGAACTAGATCCCATCATTCAATCCACACAAAAAATTGCAGATTTTGCACGCTCCCTTATAGCTATTGGGATTGATCTAAAATTTTTTGATGTTGGAGGTGGAATTGGCATTCGATATGAAAATGAAAAAACTATCGATTTATACGCATATGCCCAAGGCATTCTATCCAAACTAAACGGCCTTGATGTAACAATTATTTGCGAGCCTGGCAGATCCATTGTTGGAGAAGCAGGTTATTTAGTAACACGAGTGCTTTATGAAAAACACACACAAAATAAACGCTTTGTAATCATTGATGGTGCAATGAATGATTTATTGCGCCCTAGTTTATACAACGCACATCATGGTATAAAAATTTTTCACAAAAAAGAACAAGAAAAAAGCCTGGCTGATGTCGTAGGGCCAGTGTGTGAGAGTGGAGATTTTTTAGCAAAAAATGCAATGCTACCTCCCATGGAAAGTGGAGACTTAATTGTATTTGAAAATGCAGGGGCATATGGCTTTAGCATGAGTAGCAACTATAATACAAGAAGTAAATGTGCAGAAATAGGCATTGAAAAGGGTGAAGTATTTATGTTACGCAAACCAGAAAGTTTTGATTTTATTGTGCGAGATGAACTAGAGATTTTAAACCAAAGAAAAAATAGGTAA
- a CDS encoding bifunctional chorismate mutase/prephenate dehydratase, with product MEENIENWRKKINNIDTKILHLLENRMKFVEKIGKEKIKKNINIYNPQREKEILQNLHKVPKNFLTNQAIDIIFQEIFAISRNLEAPEKIVFLGSIGDHTHQIARKKFGAISEYIATNNPSTLTSLLKNKQAKYAIFPLKHTSSGIQKEILSLLLKEEIKIIATLSLSPSFVFASKNPAIQIKKIYIKNSDLIHCQTFLESKKIKNFTLSILDSYTDFIEYQEEKDAGIFCSEFFATLYHLPILFKNIGHTNTMHFFMIGDYITSPSKKDKTSACLIPKTHNKIKDLVDLLQDLENQNKNLLKIDSCFVDTDDLCGFYLEFEGHRDEENLQKLFKKKGEILKWLGSYPYN from the coding sequence ATGGAAGAAAATATAGAAAATTGGCGTAAAAAAATTAATAATATCGATACAAAAATTCTCCATCTTCTAGAAAATCGCATGAAGTTTGTAGAAAAAATTGGTAAGGAAAAAATTAAAAAAAATATTAATATTTACAACCCTCAAAGAGAAAAAGAAATTTTACAAAATCTTCACAAAGTACCTAAAAATTTTCTTACAAACCAGGCCATTGATATTATTTTTCAAGAAATTTTTGCTATTTCAAGAAATCTAGAAGCTCCAGAAAAAATTGTTTTTTTAGGATCCATAGGAGATCATACCCATCAAATAGCAAGAAAAAAATTTGGTGCAATTAGTGAATATATCGCCACCAACAACCCCTCCACACTTACCTCTCTATTAAAAAACAAACAAGCAAAATATGCCATCTTCCCCTTAAAACATACTTCAAGCGGAATACAAAAAGAAATCTTATCACTACTTTTAAAAGAAGAAATAAAAATTATTGCAACCTTAAGCCTCTCTCCCTCTTTTGTTTTTGCCAGTAAAAATCCTGCTATACAAATCAAAAAAATCTATATCAAAAATAGTGATTTAATACATTGTCAAACCTTCTTAGAATCTAAAAAAATTAAAAATTTTACACTTTCTATCCTAGATTCTTACACAGATTTTATAGAATATCAAGAAGAAAAAGATGCGGGGATCTTTTGTTCTGAATTTTTCGCTACACTTTATCATCTGCCAATTTTATTTAAAAATATTGGGCACACAAATACAATGCATTTTTTTATGATTGGTGATTATATCACTTCGCCCAGCAAAAAAGATAAAACTTCGGCATGTTTAATACCAAAAACTCACAACAAGATAAAAGATTTAGTAGATTTATTGCAGGATTTAGAAAATCAAAACAAGAATCTACTAAAGATAGATTCTTGTTTTGTGGATACAGATGATCTTTGCGGATTTTATCTTGAATTTGAAGGTCATAGAGATGAAGAAAATTTACAAAAACTTTTTAAAAAAAAAGGCGAAATACTCAAATGGTTAGGAAGCTATCCATACAACTAA
- a CDS encoding DUF2156 domain-containing protein — MLTFKEITLEDQAIIQNFLQQEDFLISDISFINLYLWRKARKIAYAIVSNCLVIQTTYPKHTPFYFFPIGNGDKKAAILTLKEYANNTKTPLEFHSLQQYALDFFETHFQGSFEAKLNRDRSDYIYNIPELIALNGRKYHKKKNHLNKFLQSYPDFIYEEITKKNTEELLNTWKIWFDTQKNPSQGLIHENEGIIDVLQNWEALKLKGGIIKINQNIIAFSFGEEINNKMALIHIEKANAQYAGAYQIINQQFLKNAFSHLEYANREEDLGIEGLRKAKMSYHPMFLVEKYEVIFT; from the coding sequence ATGCTAACTTTTAAGGAAATCACGCTTGAAGACCAAGCTATCATACAGAATTTTTTACAACAAGAAGATTTTCTAATTTCTGATATTAGCTTTATTAATCTCTATCTTTGGAGAAAAGCAAGAAAAATTGCCTATGCAATTGTTTCCAACTGCTTAGTAATACAAACTACATATCCAAAACATACACCATTTTATTTTTTTCCAATTGGAAATGGAGACAAAAAAGCTGCCATTCTTACGCTAAAAGAATATGCAAATAACACAAAAACTCCCTTAGAATTTCATTCTCTACAACAATATGCATTGGATTTTTTTGAAACACATTTTCAAGGGTCTTTTGAAGCAAAACTCAATCGTGATCGCAGTGACTATATTTATAATATACCCGAACTTATTGCCTTAAATGGTAGAAAATATCATAAGAAAAAAAACCATCTTAATAAGTTTTTGCAAAGTTATCCAGATTTTATTTATGAAGAAATCACAAAGAAGAATACAGAAGAACTTCTAAATACTTGGAAGATTTGGTTTGACACACAAAAAAACCCATCACAAGGTCTTATTCATGAAAATGAGGGAATTATTGATGTATTACAAAATTGGGAAGCTTTAAAACTTAAGGGTGGAATTATAAAAATTAATCAAAACATTATTGCTTTTAGTTTTGGTGAAGAAATCAACAATAAAATGGCGCTTATCCATATTGAAAAAGCAAATGCACAATATGCAGGTGCTTATCAAATCATCAATCAACAATTCTTAAAAAATGCATTTAGCCACTTAGAATATGCAAACAGAGAAGAAGATCTAGGTATCGAGGGGTTAAGAAAAGCAAAAATGAGCTACCATCCAATGTTTTTAGTAGAAAAATATGAGGTTATTTTCACTTAA
- a CDS encoding sodium-dependent transporter, with translation MNNFSKLGFILATLGSSIGLGHIWRFPYMAGTSGGGAFVLLFVAITFVIGVSMLIAEMVMGNQAKTNVQDAYKNLDASKKKLWQYAGLFLVAGPLILTFYCVVLGWVLYYLFYVSFDLPQTLEESKTLFGNVSQNIQLQILAFFAVVASTGYFVSRGVKSGIESLNFVLMPLLFIIFIGLLVYAMTLDSFGKGWEFMFHVDFTKIDSKVLVDALGQVFFSLSIGAGTLITYAASTEKNQNLFTSAMWVVIPGILISLIAGVMIFTFVFEYNAEPSAGPGLIFVTLPLVFAKMGLAGNIICVLFMIGLAFAGISSTVSLLEPAVKWLEDKTSLNRFKAAWILSFLIFIVGVVLIFSLNPEYTKFLSIYGKNLFDWADWLSANIILALGGLASCVFVGWGINKEKLRSFTEHFLKGVSFDLWLFSLRFLAPVTVIVILLRKLF, from the coding sequence ATGAACAATTTTTCCAAACTTGGATTTATATTGGCCACTCTAGGAAGCTCTATTGGTTTAGGGCATATTTGGCGTTTTCCTTATATGGCCGGGACAAGTGGTGGAGGTGCTTTTGTTTTACTTTTTGTTGCGATCACTTTTGTAATTGGTGTTTCTATGTTGATTGCTGAAATGGTGATGGGAAATCAGGCAAAAACAAATGTACAAGATGCATATAAAAACCTTGATGCAAGCAAGAAAAAACTTTGGCAATATGCTGGATTATTTCTTGTTGCTGGCCCATTAATTTTGACATTTTATTGTGTGGTTTTAGGTTGGGTTTTATATTATCTTTTTTATGTGAGTTTTGATCTACCACAAACACTAGAAGAATCTAAAACATTATTTGGTAATGTTTCACAAAATATACAATTACAGATTTTGGCATTTTTTGCAGTTGTAGCTTCTACAGGGTATTTTGTATCTCGTGGAGTAAAAAGTGGAATTGAAAGTCTTAATTTTGTTTTAATGCCATTATTGTTTATTATTTTTATTGGTCTTTTGGTTTATGCAATGACTTTAGATTCTTTTGGAAAAGGATGGGAGTTTATGTTCCATGTAGATTTTACAAAGATTGATTCTAAGGTTCTTGTTGATGCATTGGGACAAGTGTTTTTTTCACTCTCAATTGGTGCAGGAACATTGATTACTTATGCAGCTTCTACAGAAAAAAATCAAAATCTCTTTACAAGTGCAATGTGGGTAGTGATCCCTGGAATATTAATCTCTCTTATTGCAGGAGTAATGATCTTTACCTTTGTATTTGAATATAATGCTGAACCTAGCGCAGGACCAGGATTGATTTTTGTGACACTACCTTTGGTTTTTGCAAAAATGGGATTGGCTGGTAATATTATTTGTGTGCTCTTTATGATTGGTCTTGCTTTTGCAGGAATTTCAAGCACAGTTTCATTGCTAGAACCTGCAGTAAAATGGTTAGAAGATAAAACAAGTCTTAATAGATTTAAAGCAGCTTGGATTTTATCATTTTTGATTTTTATTGTGGGAGTTGTGTTGATTTTTTCTCTTAATCCAGAATATACAAAATTCTTAAGTATTTATGGAAAAAATCTCTTTGATTGGGCAGATTGGCTTAGCGCTAATATTATTCTTGCACTTGGTGGACTTGCTTCTTGTGTGTTTGTAGGATGGGGGATAAATAAAGAGAAGTTAAGAAGCTTTACAGAGCATTTTCTTAAAGGCGTTAGCTTTGATCTTTGGTTGTTTTCATTGCGATTTTTAGCACCTGTTACAGTGATTGTAATTTTATTGCGTAAGCTTTTTTAA
- a CDS encoding sodium-dependent transporter encodes MNNFSKLGFILATLGSSIGLGHIWRFPYMAGTSGGGAFVLLFVAITFVIGVSMLIAEMVMGNQAKTNVQDAYKNLDASKGQKWEYVGFTVIGGPLILTFYCVILGWVLYYLFYVSFDLPQTLESSNKMFENLVEQNMLIQILAFFAVVASTGYFVSRGVKSGIESLNFVLMPLLFIIFIGLLVYAMTLDSFGKGWEFMFHVDFTKIDSKVLVDALGQVFFSLSLGVGIIITYAASTEKNQNLFTSAMWVVIPGILISLIAGVMIFTFVFEYNAEPSAGPGLIFVTLPLVFAKMGLAGNIICVLFMIGLAFAGISSTVSLLEPAVKWLEDKTSLNRFKAAWILSFLIFIVGVVLIFSLNPEYTKFLSIYGKNLFDWADWLSANIIMTLGGLASCVFVGWGINKEKLRSFTEHFLKGVSFDLWLFSLRFLAPVTVIVILLHKFLESL; translated from the coding sequence ATGAACAATTTTTCCAAACTTGGATTTATATTGGCCACTCTAGGAAGCTCTATTGGTTTAGGGCATATTTGGCGTTTTCCTTATATGGCCGGGACAAGTGGTGGAGGTGCTTTTGTTTTACTTTTTGTTGCGATCACTTTTGTAATTGGTGTTTCTATGTTGATTGCTGAAATGGTGATGGGAAATCAGGCAAAAACAAATGTACAAGATGCATATAAAAACCTTGATGCAAGCAAGGGGCAAAAGTGGGAATATGTTGGATTCACAGTAATTGGCGGCCCATTAATTTTGACATTTTATTGTGTGATTTTAGGCTGGGTTTTATATTATCTTTTTTATGTGAGTTTTGATCTACCACAAACTTTGGAGAGTTCTAACAAGATGTTTGAAAACCTTGTGGAGCAAAACATGTTAATACAGATTTTGGCATTTTTTGCAGTTGTAGCTTCTACAGGGTATTTTGTATCTCGTGGAGTAAAAAGTGGAATTGAAAGTCTTAATTTTGTTTTAATGCCATTATTGTTTATTATTTTTATTGGTCTTTTGGTTTATGCAATGACTTTAGATTCTTTTGGAAAAGGATGGGAGTTTATGTTCCATGTAGATTTTACAAAGATTGATTCTAAGGTTCTTGTTGATGCATTGGGACAAGTGTTTTTTTCTTTATCTCTTGGAGTGGGGATTATTATAACTTATGCAGCTTCTACAGAAAAAAATCAAAATCTCTTTACAAGTGCAATGTGGGTAGTGATCCCTGGAATATTAATCTCTCTTATTGCAGGAGTAATGATCTTTACCTTTGTATTTGAATATAATGCTGAACCTAGCGCAGGACCAGGATTGATTTTTGTGACACTACCTTTGGTTTTTGCAAAAATGGGATTGGCTGGTAATATTATTTGTGTGCTCTTTATGATTGGTCTTGCTTTTGCAGGAATTTCAAGCACAGTTTCATTGCTAGAACCTGCAGTAAAATGGTTAGAAGATAAAACAAGTCTTAATAGATTTAAAGCAGCTTGGATTTTATCATTTTTGATTTTTATTGTGGGAGTTGTGTTGATTTTTTCTCTTAATCCAGAATATACAAAATTCTTAAGTATTTATGGAAAAAATCTCTTTGATTGGGCAGATTGGCTTAGCGCTAATATTATTATGACACTTGGTGGACTTGCTTCTTGTGTGTTTGTAGGATGGGGGATAAATAAAGAGAAGTTAAGAAGCTTTACAGAGCATTTTCTTAAAGGCGTTAGCTTTGATCTTTGGTTGTTTTCATTGCGATTTTTAGCACCTGTTACAGTGATTGTAATTTTATTACATAAGTTTTTGGAGAGTTTATGA
- a CDS encoding argininosuccinate synthase has product MIKKVVLAYSGGLDTSVILKWLGDTYNCEVVTFTADIGQGEEVEPARAKAEKLGIKSENIFIEDLREEFIRDFVFPMFRANTIYEGEYLLGTSIARPLIAKRLVEIAKKVGADAISHGATGKGNDQVRFEIGAYALNPDIKVIAPWREWDLNSREKLLAYAESAGIEIEKKKNKSPYSMDANLLHISYEGQILEDPNVAPEEDMWRWSVSPKNAPDKPTIITIEFKNGDGVAINGEKLSPAEFWTKLNKLGGENGIGRLDLVENRYVGMKSRGCYETPGGTIYLKAHRAIESLCLDREEAHLKDSLMPKYAELIYNGYWFSPEREALQALIDKTQEKVEGVVRIELYKGNVTILGRESKKSLFNAAYSTFEEDSVYNQKDAAGFIKLNALRFIIAGKTGK; this is encoded by the coding sequence ATGATTAAAAAAGTAGTTTTGGCTTATAGTGGTGGGCTTGATACAAGTGTGATTTTAAAGTGGCTTGGTGATACCTATAATTGTGAAGTGGTAACTTTTACTGCGGATATTGGGCAGGGTGAGGAGGTGGAGCCTGCAAGAGCAAAGGCGGAAAAATTAGGCATTAAAAGTGAAAATATTTTTATTGAGGATTTGAGGGAAGAATTTATTAGAGATTTTGTATTTCCTATGTTTAGGGCAAATACTATTTATGAAGGCGAATACTTGCTTGGTACAAGTATTGCGCGCCCACTTATTGCAAAAAGATTGGTTGAAATTGCTAAAAAAGTAGGTGCTGATGCGATCTCTCATGGTGCTACAGGTAAGGGAAATGATCAAGTGCGATTTGAGATTGGTGCATATGCACTAAACCCAGATATAAAAGTTATTGCTCCTTGGAGAGAATGGGATCTAAATAGCCGCGAAAAACTCCTAGCCTATGCAGAATCTGCAGGAATAGAAATAGAAAAGAAAAAGAATAAATCACCTTATTCAATGGATGCAAATCTTCTTCATATTAGCTATGAAGGACAGATACTAGAAGATCCAAATGTAGCGCCTGAAGAAGACATGTGGAGATGGTCTGTTAGCCCAAAAAATGCTCCAGATAAACCTACAATTATTACAATAGAATTTAAAAATGGTGATGGCGTAGCGATAAATGGTGAAAAATTAAGCCCAGCAGAGTTTTGGACAAAGCTTAATAAACTTGGTGGGGAAAATGGAATTGGAAGATTGGATCTAGTAGAAAATCGTTATGTAGGTATGAAGTCGCGTGGTTGTTATGAAACTCCAGGTGGTACAATCTATCTAAAAGCACATCGTGCTATAGAATCTTTGTGTCTAGATCGCGAAGAAGCGCATCTAAAAGATTCTCTTATGCCAAAATATGCGGAGCTTATTTATAATGGATATTGGTTTAGCCCTGAAAGAGAGGCGTTGCAAGCACTTATTGATAAAACGCAAGAAAAGGTTGAAGGTGTGGTGAGAATAGAGCTTTATAAGGGTAATGTAACAATTCTTGGTAGAGAATCTAAAAAATCACTCTTTAATGCCGCATATAGTACTTTTGAAGAAGATAGTGTATATAATCAAAAAGATGCCGCAGGATTTATTAAGTTAAATGCTTTAAGATTCATCATCGCGGGGAAAACTGGGAAATAG
- a CDS encoding phosphoethanolamine transferase, which translates to MKSFLSKFLNYHGIIFFISLYFVIFYHNSFWQTLLETTKNFDHRFFLFFSIGGILCFLLAFVFEILCSFFTYRYILAIFVLLGAFSAYYMDTYKISLNPMIIDSILHTNFREAKDFIHPMVFIKIFLLLALPYFFIFFIKISPSLLKTKLYLLFFYLFIILALFFSNEKNIIFAFKAYKPTIDMLNPIAPIRSTIRHFSTIYQTPKSYMHIGLDANLKPNDQAKIIVLVIGESARAKNFEYNGYNRATNPYTKTFAKNLINFEKFKSCGVITAISIPCMLTNLTHQNYTARNLSYYQDNILDIAKRVGYEVWWISNNGGECMGKVCQRLESDHISYYPDHILDGDMLPQIHSLIKNAQKNTFLVINLHGSHGAKYFERYPQNFSFFTPVCKDENLQNCSTNSLFNAYDNSLRYTDFVIAEILKVLTTSPLPHLLWYVSDHGESLGEYNQYMHGGLPYALAPKEQTHIPSYIYLGKGFASYYKSLQSQQKNTLSHDFVFHTLLHFLNIQTKDYVNTLDLANNTK; encoded by the coding sequence GTGAAAAGTTTTCTTTCAAAATTTCTAAATTACCATGGTATAATTTTTTTTATCAGCCTATATTTTGTAATTTTTTATCACAATTCCTTTTGGCAAACCCTCCTTGAAACAACCAAAAATTTTGATCATAGATTCTTTTTATTTTTCAGTATCGGGGGAATTTTATGTTTTTTATTAGCATTTGTTTTTGAAATTTTATGTAGTTTTTTTACCTACCGCTATATATTAGCGATCTTTGTGCTTTTAGGAGCATTTAGTGCATACTATATGGATACTTACAAAATCAGCCTAAATCCTATGATTATTGATAGTATTTTACATACAAATTTTCGTGAAGCCAAAGACTTTATCCACCCCATGGTATTTATCAAAATCTTTTTGCTTTTAGCCCTTCCTTACTTTTTCATTTTTTTTATCAAAATCAGCCCATCTTTATTAAAAACCAAACTTTATTTGCTATTTTTCTATCTCTTCATCATCCTTGCACTATTTTTTTCCAACGAAAAAAATATTATTTTTGCATTCAAAGCCTATAAACCTACCATTGACATGTTAAACCCCATTGCTCCTATTCGCTCAACTATCCGACATTTTTCTACTATTTACCAAACACCAAAAAGTTATATGCATATTGGTCTTGATGCAAACCTAAAACCAAATGATCAAGCAAAAATTATTGTTCTTGTAATTGGAGAGTCTGCAAGGGCTAAAAATTTTGAATACAATGGCTATAATAGAGCAACAAACCCTTATACAAAAACCTTTGCAAAAAATCTTATTAATTTTGAAAAGTTTAAATCTTGCGGAGTAATTACTGCAATTAGCATCCCCTGCATGCTTACAAATCTTACCCACCAAAACTATACTGCAAGAAATCTTAGCTACTATCAAGATAATATCTTAGATATTGCAAAACGCGTAGGCTATGAAGTATGGTGGATTAGTAATAATGGCGGGGAATGTATGGGAAAAGTCTGCCAAAGACTAGAAAGTGATCACATTTCTTATTATCCTGACCATATATTAGATGGAGATATGCTTCCTCAAATCCATTCCTTAATCAAAAATGCACAAAAAAATACTTTTTTAGTTATCAATCTTCACGGAAGTCATGGGGCAAAATACTTTGAGCGGTATCCACAAAATTTTAGTTTTTTTACCCCTGTATGCAAGGATGAAAATCTCCAAAACTGCTCCACCAACTCCCTATTTAATGCGTATGACAATTCCTTACGCTATACAGATTTTGTGATTGCGGAAATTTTAAAAGTTCTGACAACCTCTCCACTCCCTCATCTCTTATGGTATGTAAGCGATCATGGAGAAAGTCTTGGGGAATACAATCAATATATGCACGGTGGCCTCCCCTATGCCCTCGCACCAAAAGAGCAAACCCATATTCCCTCCTATATCTATTTAGGAAAAGGCTTTGCCTCTTATTATAAATCTTTGCAATCTCAACAAAAAAATACTCTTAGTCATGATTTTGTCTTTCACACACTTTTACATTTCTTAAACATTCAAACCAAAGATTATGTAAACACTCTAGACCTCGCCAACAACACAAAATAA
- a CDS encoding amino acid permease gives MKQDSQNDFHRIMKNRHLMMIAFGGVIGTGLFVATGENLHNAGALGTLLSYAIGAIIVYTVMLSLGELSSKFPHTSSFGDYAHRFISPSTGYVVTWLYWLTWVAALGGEFTAVGLLMQKWFPDIPVWIWASIFGIIIFALNIWTVRIFAEGEFIFSSIKVAAVVLFLFLGFGVILYNIFSQGFNATFINYYKDGWFPNGIPAILMTILAVNFAFSGTEVIGVAVGETKSPEHAMPKAINATLWRLVLFFIGTVFIIATLLPYNDARITTSPFVAVLDKIGIPFAGDIMNFIIIIAIFSVSNSALYASSRMLWNLGNQGKIPKFFGKVNHRGIPVNAVIFSMIGSLSALGSLVFAPNIVFTTLISVSGFTSILTWMSVSLAQYNFRKNMAKEDEDSLPYKTPLMPYTPIIALVLCSASIIGCLFDPTQRIAIFATAIFVFFCYMAYFFTKSKK, from the coding sequence ATGAAACAAGATTCGCAAAATGATTTTCACAGAATCATGAAAAACCGCCACCTCATGATGATTGCATTTGGTGGAGTGATTGGCACAGGACTATTCGTCGCCACTGGTGAAAATCTACACAATGCCGGAGCACTTGGCACTTTACTCTCTTATGCAATTGGTGCAATTATTGTCTATACAGTTATGCTAAGTTTAGGAGAACTTAGCTCGAAATTTCCACACACTTCAAGCTTTGGAGACTATGCGCATCGTTTTATTAGTCCAAGTACTGGCTATGTTGTTACTTGGCTTTATTGGCTCACATGGGTTGCAGCACTAGGAGGAGAATTTACTGCTGTGGGGCTTTTAATGCAAAAATGGTTTCCTGATATTCCCGTGTGGATTTGGGCAAGCATTTTTGGCATAATAATTTTTGCACTAAATATCTGGACTGTACGGATTTTTGCAGAAGGAGAATTTATTTTTAGTTCCATTAAAGTTGCTGCGGTAGTATTGTTTTTATTCCTTGGCTTTGGCGTAATTTTGTACAATATTTTTTCCCAAGGATTTAATGCGACTTTTATCAATTATTACAAAGATGGTTGGTTTCCCAATGGAATCCCCGCAATTTTAATGACAATCCTAGCGGTAAATTTTGCATTTTCTGGAACAGAAGTAATTGGCGTGGCAGTTGGTGAAACTAAATCCCCTGAACATGCAATGCCAAAAGCTATTAACGCCACACTTTGGCGACTTGTTTTATTTTTTATTGGCACCGTTTTTATTATTGCTACCCTACTTCCTTATAATGATGCACGTATTACTACAAGCCCATTTGTCGCAGTCTTGGACAAAATTGGCATTCCTTTTGCTGGTGATATTATGAATTTTATCATTATTATTGCAATCTTTTCTGTAAGTAATTCTGCGCTTTATGCTTCATCTAGAATGCTTTGGAATCTAGGAAATCAGGGTAAAATTCCTAAATTTTTTGGCAAAGTTAATCACAGAGGCATTCCCGTAAATGCAGTAATTTTTTCAATGATTGGATCTTTAAGCGCACTTGGTTCTCTTGTCTTTGCGCCCAATATTGTTTTTACCACTCTTATTAGTGTATCTGGTTTTACTTCAATTCTTACCTGGATGTCTGTTAGTCTTGCACAATATAATTTTAGAAAAAATATGGCAAAGGAAGATGAAGATTCTCTTCCTTACAAAACCCCCCTAATGCCATATACACCGATTATTGCACTTGTTCTTTGTAGCGCCTCAATCATTGGTTGCCTTTTTGATCCTACACAAAGAATTGCAATCTTTGCTACAGCAATTTTTGTCTTTTTCTGCTATATGGCATATTTTTTTACAAAATCAAAAAAATAA
- a CDS encoding TraR/DksA C4-type zinc finger protein — protein MDTLDLEKLKKMLENRLEEILGCLDIEIDGEFDLGNLNDEMDVISANLQHNLNEILLQKHGQEIKKITKALQKMTNNIYGICEMCDEEIVLERLLIKPHAEYCVKCREIYEKNKKGK, from the coding sequence ATGGATACATTGGATTTGGAAAAACTAAAAAAGATGCTAGAAAATAGACTAGAAGAGATTTTGGGTTGTTTGGATATAGAGATTGATGGAGAGTTTGATTTGGGGAATTTGAATGACGAAATGGATGTAATTTCTGCGAATTTGCAACATAATCTTAATGAAATTTTATTGCAAAAACATGGTCAAGAGATTAAGAAAATTACCAAAGCGTTGCAAAAAATGACTAATAATATATATGGGATTTGCGAAATGTGTGATGAGGAAATTGTCTTGGAGCGATTGTTGATTAAGCCTCATGCGGAGTATTGTGTAAAATGTCGTGAAATCTATGAGAAAAATAAAAAGGGTAAGTGA